The following proteins are co-located in the Vigna angularis cultivar LongXiaoDou No.4 chromosome 2, ASM1680809v1, whole genome shotgun sequence genome:
- the LOC108320378 gene encoding ERBB-3 BINDING PROTEIN 1 has protein sequence MSDEEREEKELDLSSAEVVTKYKTAAEIVNKALRLVISECKPKTKIVDICEKGDSYIREQTGNVYKNVKRKIERGVAFPTCLSVNNVVCHFSPLASDEAVLEEGDILKIDMACHIDGFIAAVAHTHVLQDGPVTGRAADVIAAANTAAEVALRLVRPGKKNKDVTEAIQKVAAAYDCKIVEGVLSHQMKQFVIDGNKVVLSLSNPETRVDEAEFEENEVYAIDIVTSTGDGKPKLLDEKQTTIYKRAVDKSYHLKMKASRFIFSEISQKFPIMPFSARALEEKRARLGLVECVNHELLQPYPVLHEKPGDYVAHIKFTVLLMPNGSDRVTSHPLQELQPTKTIDDPDIKAWLALGTKTKKKGGGKKKKGKKGDKVDESAEAEPMDSTNGATSQD, from the exons ATGTCGGACGAAGAAAGGGAGGAGAAGGAGTTGGATCTCTCTTCTGCCGAAGTGGTAACGAAATACAAGACAGCTGCTGAGATCGTTAATA AGGCCTTGAGGTTAGTTATTTCAGAATGCAAACCTAAGACAAAAATTGTGGACATTTGTGAGAAAGGGGATTCATATATCAGAGA ACAAACTGGAAATGTGTACAAGAATGTGAAGAGGAAGATTGAGAGAGGTGTTGCTTTTCCAACATGTTTATCAGTAAACAACGTTGTTTGCCATTTCTCCCCACTAGCCAGTGACGAGGCAGTTTTGGAAGAAGGTGATATATTGAAAAT TGACATGGCTTGTCATATAGATGGTTTCATTGCTGCGGTGGCTCACACCCATGTACTTCAGGATGGTCCTGTTACAGGAAGGGCAGCCGATGTCATTGCCGCTGCAAATACTGCTGCAGAGGTGGCCTTGCGGCTTGTCAGACCAGGAAAGAAG aACAAGGATGTAACTGAAGCAATTCAAAAGGTTGCTGCTGCCTATGACTGTAAAATTGTTGAGGGTGTTCTCAGCCACCAAATGAAGCAGTTTGTTATTGATGGGAATAAGGTTGTGCTCAGTTTGTCTAATCCGGAAACAAGGGTTGATGAAGCAGAGTTTGAGGAGAACGAAGTTTATGCAATTGATATAGTAACAAGCACAGGGGATGGCAAG CCCAAGTTGTTGGATGAGAAGCAGACAACCATCTATAAGAGGGCTGTTGATAAGAGTTATCACTTGAAGATGAAAGCATCTAGGTTCATCTTCAGTGAAATCAGTCAGAAATTTCCAATTATGCCATTTTCTGCTAG GGCTTTGGAAGAGAAAAGAGCTCGTCTGGGTTTAGTTGAATGTGTCAACCATGAGCTATTGCAGCCATATCCTGTTCTGCATGAAAAGCCAG GTGATTATGTTGCACATATCAAATTCACAGTCTTGTTAATGCCAAACGGGTCGGATCGGGTCACATCTCATCCACTCCAAGAATTGCAGCCTACAAAAACAATAGATGATCCTGATATTAAGGCCTGGCTAGCCTTGGgcacaaaaacaaagaaaaagggtggtggaaagaagaaaaaag GTAAGAAAGGGGACAAGGTAGATGAGTCAGCTGAAGCTGAGCCTATGGACTCAACAAATGGGGCCACTTCTCAAGATTAG